The Aureispira anguillae genome contains a region encoding:
- a CDS encoding HD domain-containing protein gives MVEIVLKDSPSKGERKYLQARFINLCQKLGLALPKAKIYYEELSQLYNDPNRYYHNLVHLFNFLKLLDQHVEEIDQVALFEMAIWYHDAIYDAKKKDNELQSALLVQQLFREYLKDDELAYINKLIMSTAGHYPKSEEQDVYFFLDFDLAILATDHKNYQFYSEAIWKEYKKFYPKLLYKMGRKKVLKGFLRREKIYFSQLFFEKYEKKARQNIQLELNGK, from the coding sequence ATGGTAGAAATAGTACTAAAAGATAGCCCCAGTAAAGGTGAGCGTAAGTATCTTCAAGCACGATTTATCAATTTGTGCCAAAAACTAGGTCTTGCTTTACCCAAAGCAAAAATATATTATGAAGAGTTGTCCCAATTGTATAATGATCCTAATCGTTATTATCATAATTTAGTTCACCTATTCAATTTTTTAAAATTACTAGATCAACATGTCGAGGAAATAGATCAGGTAGCATTGTTTGAGATGGCGATATGGTATCATGATGCCATTTATGATGCAAAAAAGAAAGATAACGAATTGCAATCTGCCTTATTGGTGCAGCAACTATTTAGAGAATATTTAAAAGATGACGAACTGGCATATATTAATAAGTTAATTATGAGTACAGCTGGTCATTATCCCAAATCAGAAGAGCAAGATGTTTATTTTTTCTTAGATTTTGATTTAGCCATTTTAGCAACGGATCATAAGAACTATCAATTCTATAGCGAAGCAATTTGGAAAGAGTATAAAAAATTCTATCCCAAACTCTTGTACAAAATGGGGAGAAAAAAGGTTTTAAAGGGCTTTTTAAGGCGTGAAAAAATATACTTTTCCCAGCTTTTTTTTGAAAAATATGAGAAAAAAGCACGCCAAAATATCCAACTAGAACTGAACGGTAAATAA